One Lycium barbarum isolate Lr01 chromosome 5, ASM1917538v2, whole genome shotgun sequence genomic window carries:
- the LOC132641361 gene encoding LIM domain-containing protein PLIM2c-like isoform X1 — protein MSNYSSMDGILYCKTHFEQLFKESGNFSKNFQNPAKSERQNSLIRAPSKLSAMFSGTQEKCAACDKTVYPLEKPSDAASGSLSPMDARRSCGDSNPSDNR, from the exons ATGAGCAACTACTCTTCCATGGATGGAATCCTCTATTGCAAGACTCATTTCGAACAGCTTTTTAAGGAATCTGGAAATTTTAGCAAGAATTTTCAGAATC CAGCTAAGTCTGAGAGGCAAAATTCACTG ATAAGGGCTCCAAGTAAACTCTCTGCTATGTTCTCTGGAACCCAAGAAAAATGTGCTGCTTGCGACAAAACTGTTTACCCACTTGAGAAG CCAAGTGATGCGGCTAGTGGATCCCTTTCGCCCATGGATGCAAGAAGATCATGCGGTGATAGTAATCCCAGTGACAACCGttga
- the LOC132641361 gene encoding LIM domain-containing protein PLIM2b-like isoform X2, translated as MSNYSSMDGILYCKTHFEQLFKESGNFSKNFQNPKSERQNSLIRAPSKLSAMFSGTQEKCAACDKTVYPLEKPSDAASGSLSPMDARRSCGDSNPSDNR; from the exons ATGAGCAACTACTCTTCCATGGATGGAATCCTCTATTGCAAGACTCATTTCGAACAGCTTTTTAAGGAATCTGGAAATTTTAGCAAGAATTTTCAGAATC CTAAGTCTGAGAGGCAAAATTCACTG ATAAGGGCTCCAAGTAAACTCTCTGCTATGTTCTCTGGAACCCAAGAAAAATGTGCTGCTTGCGACAAAACTGTTTACCCACTTGAGAAG CCAAGTGATGCGGCTAGTGGATCCCTTTCGCCCATGGATGCAAGAAGATCATGCGGTGATAGTAATCCCAGTGACAACCGttga